One part of the Chryseobacterium mulctrae genome encodes these proteins:
- a CDS encoding TetR/AcrR family transcriptional regulator, whose amino-acid sequence MDKKEERLHQILSTTINILTEKGAEKLSMRMVAKSANISLSNLQYYYKDKDLLFIATVEFYFESCKKELTHAIKMLTEGSTPDKDIFLEKVLSMLLIDSKSSHQTLMFQEIWTLAARNKELQKAVETYYKTYCIWMIDLISKFCSKPDEIVSFLIPFVEGYTIVHNVIPLTKEKVIEMMLKLISIVER is encoded by the coding sequence ATGGACAAAAAAGAAGAGCGACTACATCAGATCTTATCGACGACGATCAATATACTTACCGAAAAAGGTGCCGAAAAACTTTCCATGAGAATGGTTGCTAAAAGTGCAAATATATCGCTAAGTAACCTTCAGTATTACTATAAGGATAAAGACCTCCTCTTCATCGCCACGGTTGAATTTTACTTTGAAAGCTGCAAGAAAGAACTTACCCATGCCATTAAGATGTTAACTGAAGGCAGCACCCCGGATAAAGATATTTTCCTGGAAAAAGTACTGAGTATGCTGCTGATTGATAGCAAATCAAGCCATCAAACTTTGATGTTCCAAGAAATATGGACTTTGGCTGCCAGAAACAAAGAGTTGCAAAAAGCTGTAGAAACATATTATAAGACATACTGTATTTGGATGATTGATCTGATCTCTAAATTTTGCAGTAAGCCGGATGAAATTGTAAGTTTCCTTATACCTTTTGTAGAAGGATATACCATTGTTCACAACGTTATTCCTCTTACCAAAGAAAAAGTCATTGAAATGATGCTAAAACTTATTTCAATTGTGGAAAGATAA
- a CDS encoding winged helix-turn-helix transcriptional regulator, whose protein sequence is MENIAGENIDSPVKECSYNILCIHDAMDVIGGRWKVSIIACLCYQPMRYSELLREVKGISGKMLSRELKDMEINQLISRTVTNTQPLSVVYELTDYGQTLRELTLTISNWGRNHRKKIMEK, encoded by the coding sequence ATGGAAAATATCGCTGGAGAAAATATAGACAGCCCTGTTAAAGAATGTAGTTACAATATATTGTGTATTCATGATGCGATGGATGTTATCGGAGGACGATGGAAAGTATCCATAATAGCCTGTTTATGTTATCAGCCTATGCGTTATTCTGAGTTATTGCGTGAAGTAAAAGGTATTTCTGGTAAGATGTTGAGTAGAGAATTGAAAGATATGGAGATTAATCAGTTAATCAGCCGAACGGTTACCAATACCCAGCCGCTATCAGTTGTTTATGAGCTGACAGATTATGGGCAAACTTTGCGGGAATTGACTCTAACTATTTCAAATTGGGGACGTAATCATAGAAAGAAAATCATGGAAAAATAA
- a CDS encoding ATP-dependent nuclease has translation MYISKISIEGFRNFPHNEILFNDGVNVIIGHNNSGKTSLIKAISLVINSESSRRLEMDDFSKSLTLEQLKNNPPAVTITLTFKKSIDEPANSEDLVTVSDWLTVLNADYEAKLTYRFFLPVDKHDEYETALADCETKDKAWQVIKQDYLRFYTYKIYGGDPTLLQTADSDSLQKFDFQFLNAIRDVERDMFTGRNTMLREILDFFLDYDIKSTDEAVKSNEEKVAEIKAAKQVFSDQAAALITELQRRMRAGKDQILNYARQTGATFNNATPDFDGGISEVELFSALKLIIGYAGLDIKIPATHNGLGYNNLIYMSLLLAKMQVNSDGKYLGSNAKVFPVLAIEEPEAHLHPSMQYKFLKFLKENRLERKVRQIFVTTHSTQITSAVSLDDIICLHNLGNEIVAGYPGKCFADNDEGRESKAYVQRFLDATRSDMLFAQKVIFVEGLAEQVILPTLTKYIDIDIADHHIAIVPVGGRYFDHFLQIFDSTRPFTIPKMVLVLKDRDPERKRKADGSFGKCYTFDVGQNAALYDYRNHIEDKLETYQAHPNIRFFGQNHKNGKTFEYELMLSNLQNDILLTRSISNKDELNDLIQWYNDGRPEVDLLNRMRDSPASRTFRAALEGLADNTWTQQERKEVILAFRYLSSVGKGENALELATLLEENLLLPEMAVNPEDKTRKIFNVPDYIQQAIHWICQ, from the coding sequence ATGTATATTTCAAAAATATCAATTGAGGGATTTCGTAATTTCCCTCATAATGAGATTTTATTCAATGATGGCGTAAATGTAATAATCGGCCATAACAATTCCGGAAAGACAAGCCTAATAAAAGCGATCAGTCTGGTCATCAACAGTGAAAGCTCCAGACGTCTTGAAATGGACGATTTTTCTAAAAGCTTGACATTGGAGCAACTTAAAAATAACCCGCCAGCTGTAACTATTACTTTAACATTCAAAAAAAGTATCGATGAACCCGCCAATAGTGAAGATCTTGTCACTGTATCAGATTGGCTAACTGTACTGAATGCTGATTATGAGGCTAAATTGACGTATAGATTTTTCCTCCCAGTAGATAAACACGATGAATATGAAACTGCATTAGCAGACTGTGAAACGAAAGACAAAGCATGGCAGGTTATTAAGCAGGATTATCTAAGGTTCTATACCTACAAAATTTACGGAGGAGATCCTACCCTCCTACAGACAGCGGATTCAGATTCTTTACAAAAATTTGATTTCCAGTTTTTGAATGCAATAAGAGATGTTGAAAGAGACATGTTTACTGGCCGCAACACGATGCTACGTGAAATTCTGGATTTCTTTTTGGATTACGACATAAAATCAACAGATGAGGCTGTAAAGTCAAATGAGGAAAAAGTAGCGGAAATCAAAGCCGCAAAACAGGTCTTCTCAGACCAGGCTGCTGCGTTGATTACGGAACTCCAGCGCCGGATGCGTGCAGGGAAAGACCAGATATTAAATTATGCAAGGCAGACAGGTGCAACTTTTAATAACGCTACTCCTGACTTCGACGGAGGAATTTCTGAAGTTGAACTTTTTTCCGCACTAAAGCTAATAATTGGCTACGCGGGGCTAGATATTAAAATCCCTGCTACACATAATGGGCTTGGTTATAATAACTTGATCTACATGTCTCTTCTACTTGCAAAAATGCAGGTAAATTCTGATGGAAAATATCTTGGTAGCAATGCGAAGGTTTTCCCAGTACTGGCTATCGAAGAGCCAGAAGCACATCTTCACCCTTCCATGCAGTATAAGTTCTTGAAATTTCTAAAGGAAAACAGACTTGAACGAAAGGTAAGACAGATTTTTGTGACTACGCACTCAACACAGATAACATCGGCTGTTTCATTAGATGATATCATATGTCTACATAATCTGGGCAATGAGATCGTAGCAGGATATCCAGGAAAATGCTTTGCAGATAATGACGAAGGCCGGGAATCAAAAGCCTACGTTCAGAGGTTCTTGGATGCAACCAGGTCCGACATGCTGTTTGCACAAAAAGTGATTTTTGTTGAAGGACTCGCAGAACAGGTCATACTTCCAACACTAACGAAGTATATCGATATTGATATTGCAGATCACCATATTGCGATTGTTCCAGTGGGAGGAAGATACTTCGATCATTTCCTACAGATTTTTGATTCAACCCGGCCTTTTACGATACCTAAAATGGTATTAGTATTAAAAGACAGGGATCCGGAAAGAAAGCGTAAGGCAGACGGAAGCTTTGGGAAATGCTACACCTTTGATGTAGGTCAAAACGCAGCTTTATATGATTATCGTAATCATATAGAAGACAAATTGGAGACCTACCAAGCTCATCCAAATATTAGGTTTTTCGGCCAAAACCATAAAAATGGAAAAACATTTGAATACGAACTTATGCTTTCCAACCTTCAGAATGATATCCTTCTAACTCGGTCGATTTCAAACAAAGATGAATTAAATGATCTAATACAATGGTACAACGATGGTCGCCCTGAAGTTGATCTTCTCAATAGAATGAGGGATAGCCCAGCCTCAAGAACATTCAGGGCAGCACTTGAAGGTTTAGCTGATAATACTTGGACGCAGCAAGAAAGAAAGGAGGTAATACTGGCATTTAGATATCTTTCGTCCGTAGGCAAGGGTGAAAATGCGTTGGAACTGGCAACATTGCTTGAAGAAAATCTTCTTCTTCCTGAAATGGCAGTAAATCCAGAAGATAAAACACGAAAGATCTTTAATGTACCTGATTATATTCAACAAGCAATTCACTGGATATGCCAATAA
- a CDS encoding HD domain-containing protein: MNKLDAVMVEDSFLLTALQNKSAEKLAFSDYMDIFLAFKRLVSQHVKFICQVFPEYTPHEEEFHLRRLLGLAEEILGHELIERLNAAELLILCLSIFGHDWGMAVSQAEKDAIADRPGSSPEEYALLNSEHNRFARHLEVFGEKTDKISDFTWQEYIRKTHAERSAQRVRKYFKTIDNGIGEAAARVCIGHWLDFKELRDQDDYPLNYIVKGERVNLRAVAIYLRLIDLFDITNERTPYAIYKYTAPQSYRSKMEWSKHFAINSLATVAFQNGRLIQVDGQTNDYKVYAELEDLRTFCVEQLVGCNDLLKDDPSERYYLNIFDIKWNVRALGFDPILIKFQFDRTKMFDVLSEEIYSGDKYVFIRELVQNSIDAIRMRKEWIEKNTGATVSNFGRISIEVEDAGDDLLTVSIKDDGIGMDQYIIENYLSIAGKSYYGSDEFKQLGLEMDPISKFGVGILSCFMVADKVHISTFKDPHIKSDSKVINIDIPHVDQQFRVSATNHEYEPVGTTVTVYVSKNKIRGKVDEDPRIDITSYLKNLTGYIDFPIYIKEGGKSTVIVDPLDKTDSYPGYEVHRLDTAIDFSKIFLPQSLKLAREHFTVKQISIHDDLKMEGVTGSVSFIIPKDPFLKIAGYPSNKPEYSLVFPGKRTQDRIVKIRSIWSSYKHANPGRDYPYGQSSYSTEPYKVYLDGILVPRAIPPTSVEGGSFEGHLSEDFFDYYPMERFVVPQLHVQFIKNDIRQTNISRTEIRQQTYFWDEALAKKLYLYIIEIHKEKLMDPDLKKRMMYINYLIFFYRVPLSVIIKFIGLENAPLMTVNEQGILKFDTWKNHMGRPVHFQPSYTYWFREMVLKEFDERHKLDENLLDWRGDTFVISDISYPELYKKKGSVQAITGSLLAQSYIFLSHTFCSFRFVESPWFGGPPLIQARWDPSVATCSAEYFEILTKAAENIETVEEEYFGQLLYEIREELHEYIDVFPQIGPFQEPYEDAMGYGTGILNQRHPFTKRLLRILANIAVLEQKPIASSAELAQLIDKVMELPFFDHNTYFDHEFLLHETNMVIDEINVMIESGQLIKNYEPLEHLSVEVFVEETIFETEKGSYYQFFNMSDTEDYGLNPFYSHSL, from the coding sequence ATGAACAAACTTGATGCTGTTATGGTAGAGGATTCATTTCTTCTTACAGCTCTACAAAATAAATCTGCGGAAAAATTGGCATTTAGTGATTATATGGATATTTTTCTTGCTTTCAAAAGATTAGTAAGCCAGCATGTCAAATTTATCTGCCAGGTTTTTCCTGAATACACACCACACGAGGAAGAGTTTCATCTTCGCCGTTTACTTGGTCTGGCCGAGGAGATTTTGGGACATGAACTTATTGAGCGGCTCAATGCGGCCGAGCTACTGATCCTGTGTCTGTCAATATTTGGACACGACTGGGGGATGGCTGTATCACAGGCCGAAAAAGATGCCATAGCAGACCGCCCCGGTAGCAGCCCTGAGGAATATGCGCTGCTCAATTCCGAGCATAACCGATTTGCCAGACATCTTGAAGTTTTTGGCGAAAAAACTGATAAGATTTCAGATTTCACATGGCAGGAATACATTAGGAAGACCCATGCGGAAAGAAGCGCACAACGAGTTAGAAAATACTTTAAGACGATTGATAATGGAATAGGAGAGGCAGCCGCGAGAGTGTGTATCGGACATTGGCTGGATTTCAAGGAGCTCAGGGATCAGGATGATTATCCATTGAATTATATTGTTAAGGGCGAACGGGTAAACCTCAGGGCGGTAGCTATCTATCTTCGCCTGATTGACCTTTTTGATATCACCAATGAACGCACACCTTATGCGATCTATAAATATACAGCACCACAGTCATACCGTTCCAAAATGGAGTGGTCAAAGCACTTCGCGATAAATTCTCTTGCCACTGTGGCATTTCAGAATGGGCGTCTGATACAGGTCGATGGGCAGACCAATGATTATAAGGTCTATGCCGAACTAGAGGATCTGCGAACTTTCTGCGTGGAGCAGCTTGTGGGCTGTAATGACTTGCTGAAAGATGATCCAAGCGAAAGATACTATCTTAATATTTTTGATATCAAGTGGAATGTTCGGGCATTGGGATTTGACCCTATCCTAATTAAATTTCAGTTCGATAGAACCAAAATGTTTGATGTACTTAGCGAAGAGATTTACAGTGGGGACAAATATGTATTTATCCGTGAGCTTGTTCAGAATTCAATTGATGCCATCCGCATGCGTAAGGAATGGATCGAAAAAAATACAGGTGCGACCGTGAGCAATTTTGGAAGAATTTCAATAGAGGTAGAAGACGCAGGGGATGATCTCTTGACCGTTTCTATTAAGGATGATGGAATCGGAATGGATCAGTATATCATTGAAAATTATCTGAGTATTGCCGGAAAAAGCTACTATGGAAGCGATGAATTCAAACAGCTGGGGTTGGAGATGGATCCGATTTCCAAATTTGGTGTGGGTATCCTGAGCTGTTTCATGGTTGCCGACAAGGTCCATATCAGTACCTTTAAAGATCCACACATTAAAAGTGACAGTAAGGTTATAAATATTGATATTCCCCACGTTGACCAGCAGTTCCGGGTATCTGCAACCAACCACGAGTACGAGCCAGTGGGAACCACAGTAACGGTTTATGTTTCAAAGAATAAGATCAGAGGCAAAGTTGATGAAGATCCACGGATTGATATCACTTCTTATCTGAAAAATCTTACGGGATATATTGATTTTCCGATATATATCAAGGAAGGAGGCAAAAGTACTGTTATTGTTGACCCGCTCGATAAAACAGATAGTTACCCTGGATATGAAGTTCACAGGTTGGATACCGCAATTGATTTCAGCAAGATTTTTTTACCACAGAGCCTGAAACTTGCCAGGGAACATTTCACGGTAAAACAGATTTCGATCCATGATGATCTGAAAATGGAAGGGGTTACCGGATCCGTCAGTTTTATAATTCCGAAAGATCCATTTTTAAAAATTGCCGGTTATCCCAGCAACAAACCCGAATATTCACTGGTATTTCCAGGAAAGAGGACGCAAGACAGGATAGTAAAGATAAGATCCATCTGGAGTTCCTACAAGCACGCAAACCCTGGCAGAGATTATCCATATGGACAAAGTTCATATTCGACCGAACCTTACAAGGTTTACCTAGACGGAATTTTGGTTCCAAGAGCGATTCCGCCAACTTCCGTCGAGGGAGGTTCCTTTGAAGGACACCTGTCAGAGGATTTCTTTGATTATTATCCGATGGAAAGGTTTGTTGTTCCCCAATTGCACGTGCAGTTTATCAAAAATGATATCAGGCAGACAAATATTTCCAGGACCGAGATCAGGCAGCAGACATATTTTTGGGACGAGGCTTTAGCAAAGAAACTCTATCTGTATATCATTGAAATACATAAAGAAAAGCTTATGGATCCTGATCTGAAGAAAAGGATGATGTATATCAATTATCTGATTTTCTTTTATCGCGTCCCACTTAGCGTAATAATTAAATTCATCGGTCTGGAGAATGCCCCCCTGATGACTGTTAACGAGCAGGGAATCCTAAAATTTGATACATGGAAAAACCATATGGGCCGACCCGTCCATTTTCAACCGTCTTATACCTACTGGTTTAGGGAAATGGTCCTGAAGGAGTTTGACGAACGGCATAAATTGGACGAGAATCTGCTGGACTGGAGAGGAGATACCTTTGTTATCAGTGATATAAGCTATCCTGAGCTTTATAAGAAAAAAGGCTCAGTGCAGGCTATTACGGGAAGTCTTCTGGCTCAGTCTTATATATTCCTTAGCCACACTTTTTGTTCATTCCGCTTTGTGGAATCACCCTGGTTTGGTGGACCGCCACTGATCCAGGCCAGATGGGATCCTTCGGTAGCGACCTGTTCAGCTGAATATTTCGAGATATTGACGAAGGCGGCAGAAAATATCGAGACCGTGGAAGAGGAATATTTCGGGCAGCTGCTATATGAGATCCGTGAAGAGCTTCATGAATATATCGATGTATTCCCACAGATCGGTCCATTTCAAGAGCCCTACGAAGATGCCATGGGTTATGGCACGGGAATACTAAATCAGCGACATCCTTTCACAAAAAGATTACTTCGGATTTTAGCGAACATCGCAGTTCTTGAACAAAAACCAATAGCAAGCTCGGCAGAACTTGCGCAATTGATAGACAAGGTCATGGAGTTGCCATTTTTTGATCATAATACTTATTTTGACCATGAATTTTTACTGCATGAGACCAATATGGTAATCGATGAGATCAATGTTATGATCGAAAGTGGACAGCTGATAAAAAATTATGAACCCCTGGAACATCTTTCGGTTGAAGTTTTTGTGGAAGAGACGATTTTCGAGACGGAAAAAGGGAGTTACTATCAGTTTTTTAATATGAGTGACACAGAAGATTATGGTTTAAATCCTTTTTATTCACATTCGTTGTAA
- a CDS encoding UvrD-helicase domain-containing protein — MPITTITSETIIDTEEHFRIFAGPGAGKTHWLVNHMRHLLQSSNKFGATKKIACITYTNVAVETIVKRLQFGADRIEVSTIHAFLYSNVIKPYIGSIAEEFGFNAIKMDGHEEHRASRSKITEWLDEHPGAPNLRNPYTLNQLKALPYFMTGLANWLSTIDYKLNGDQIVLSVDNSKAYYFMPNGTRRNFGAANCLNILATDLLSYKKLFWARGVLHHEDVLYFSYILLTRYPFIVEVLKTKYPYFFIDEFQDTSPIQARILKLIGASGTVTGIIGDIAQSIYSFQGAEPAQFTDYHLEGLKDYRIIDNRRSTNEIVGILNHIRKDMGQEPLRNVPGERCNLLIGNYRLASEFAQGICGDNLTILSWDNITARELGSQMVADRPDHNLVEDLQAIDNSDRRNAILSCISAAEFAREKRFKDALKEMSYNYLHIRNKNDRKAMALDGLSKLLSKYDEYHDQPLLDFYNHVRTDVRNNFPAITRGRAKEFYERYSFQQLAVCIRIDNERSPSKTIHKSKGDEFDNVLVVLKKEEHFDFLVRQTLRTEEHRIFYVAVSRARERLFISVPTLEEGKLRQIEHLFEINNL, encoded by the coding sequence ATGCCAATAACAACAATTACCTCAGAAACCATTATAGATACTGAGGAGCATTTTAGAATATTTGCAGGACCTGGCGCAGGAAAAACACATTGGCTTGTAAATCATATGCGCCATCTGCTTCAAAGTTCCAACAAATTTGGTGCAACAAAAAAAATTGCATGTATTACATACACAAACGTGGCCGTCGAGACGATCGTAAAAAGGCTACAGTTCGGTGCAGACAGAATCGAAGTTTCAACGATACATGCCTTTCTTTATAGCAATGTCATAAAACCATATATTGGATCCATTGCCGAAGAATTTGGCTTCAATGCTATAAAAATGGACGGTCATGAGGAACATAGAGCCAGTCGGAGCAAAATTACCGAGTGGCTAGATGAACACCCAGGAGCACCTAACCTCAGAAATCCGTATACGCTCAATCAATTAAAAGCTCTTCCTTACTTTATGACAGGGCTAGCAAACTGGCTTTCAACAATAGACTATAAATTAAATGGTGATCAGATTGTCCTATCAGTAGATAATAGTAAAGCTTACTATTTTATGCCTAATGGTACACGAAGAAATTTTGGAGCAGCAAACTGCCTAAATATATTGGCTACTGATCTGCTGTCCTACAAAAAATTATTCTGGGCAAGAGGAGTCCTTCACCATGAAGACGTATTATACTTTTCCTATATCCTACTAACGCGCTACCCTTTCATCGTAGAGGTTCTGAAAACAAAATATCCCTATTTCTTCATTGATGAATTTCAGGACACAAGTCCTATCCAGGCCAGAATATTGAAACTAATCGGTGCGAGTGGCACTGTTACCGGTATAATCGGTGATATAGCCCAGTCCATTTATAGCTTTCAGGGAGCAGAACCCGCACAGTTTACAGATTATCATTTGGAAGGTTTAAAGGATTATAGAATTATCGACAATCGAAGAAGTACAAATGAAATCGTCGGCATCCTCAACCACATCCGAAAGGACATGGGACAGGAACCTCTTAGAAACGTTCCAGGTGAAAGATGTAATCTCCTAATCGGAAACTATAGACTTGCAAGTGAATTTGCACAGGGAATTTGTGGCGATAACCTTACCATCCTTTCATGGGACAATATTACTGCACGCGAGCTCGGATCTCAAATGGTAGCAGATAGACCCGATCACAACCTTGTAGAGGATTTACAGGCGATTGACAATTCTGATAGACGTAATGCAATTTTATCCTGTATCAGTGCCGCAGAATTTGCAAGAGAAAAGCGGTTTAAAGATGCTTTGAAAGAAATGTCGTATAATTACCTTCATATCAGAAACAAAAATGACCGAAAAGCTATGGCGTTGGATGGACTCTCAAAGCTTTTGTCAAAATATGATGAATATCACGATCAACCGCTTTTGGATTTCTACAATCATGTGCGCACTGATGTAAGGAATAATTTTCCTGCCATCACCAGAGGAAGGGCTAAGGAATTCTATGAACGCTATTCTTTTCAGCAACTAGCAGTTTGCATAAGAATCGATAATGAAAGATCGCCAAGTAAAACCATTCATAAATCCAAAGGAGATGAATTTGACAATGTTCTGGTGGTTCTGAAAAAAGAGGAACATTTTGATTTTTTGGTTCGTCAGACCTTAAGAACAGAGGAGCACAGAATATTTTATGTAGCGGTTAGCCGGGCACGAGAAAGATTATTTATATCTGTACCAACATTGGAAGAAGGTAAACTGCGGCAAATTGAGCATCTCTTTGAAATAAATAATCTATAA
- a CDS encoding NAD(P)H-dependent oxidoreductase: MELLKDLNWRYAVKKYSTEKVDEQKIDLILNAINLSASSCGLQPYRLFVISNEELKLKLKADSFNGQIAESSHLFVFAAYNKITTQNVQDLVYLTSQVKNVSIESLDGLFVSIDSFFRSRTDEQNRHWAEKQTYIALGTALVAAANLRVDATPMEGFDSELFDKLLGLDEKGLHSTVILSLGYRDEANDYLASTKKVRIPLEEMAHTVN; the protein is encoded by the coding sequence ATGGAATTATTAAAAGATTTAAACTGGCGATACGCAGTTAAAAAGTATAGCACTGAAAAAGTGGATGAGCAAAAGATAGACTTAATTCTTAACGCAATTAATTTAAGTGCATCCTCCTGCGGATTACAGCCCTATCGCTTATTTGTGATCTCAAATGAAGAACTGAAACTTAAATTGAAGGCAGATTCATTTAACGGACAGATTGCAGAATCTTCACATCTCTTTGTTTTTGCCGCTTATAACAAAATCACAACGCAAAACGTACAAGATTTAGTTTATCTGACATCTCAGGTAAAAAATGTATCAATTGAATCGTTAGATGGATTATTTGTCTCCATTGATTCATTTTTTAGAAGTAGAACCGATGAGCAGAACAGACACTGGGCAGAGAAACAAACCTATATCGCATTAGGAACAGCACTTGTTGCTGCTGCTAACTTACGGGTTGATGCGACACCTATGGAAGGTTTTGATTCCGAGCTTTTCGACAAACTGTTAGGTCTTGACGAAAAAGGATTACACAGCACAGTTATTCTTTCTCTTGGATATCGTGATGAAGCAAACGATTATTTAGCGAGCACGAAGAAAGTCAGAATACCGTTAGAAGAAATGGCACATACTGTAAACTAA
- a CDS encoding nuclear transport factor 2 family protein, producing MRKSLIIIILMLVACNISAQAKNDHLKQQKKMKNATILHKANEFVSEGDYESFLAYCTPGTKWVFVGERTLNGKEEVRAYMKEFYYEPPVFSVEKTIEDGDFVMVTGGIRLKNKDGQYEHFDYCDLWRFEDGKIAELKAFVIEKNNF from the coding sequence ATGAGAAAATCATTAATCATCATCATATTAATGCTTGTAGCATGCAATATAAGTGCGCAGGCAAAAAATGATCACTTAAAACAACAGAAAAAAATGAAAAATGCAACAATCTTACACAAGGCCAATGAATTTGTTTCAGAGGGCGACTATGAAAGTTTTTTAGCTTATTGTACTCCAGGAACAAAATGGGTATTTGTTGGGGAGCGTACCCTTAATGGGAAAGAAGAAGTACGGGCTTATATGAAAGAATTCTATTATGAGCCTCCTGTATTCAGCGTGGAAAAAACTATCGAAGATGGCGATTTTGTGATGGTAACCGGAGGAATCCGACTAAAAAATAAAGATGGACAATATGAACATTTTGATTATTGTGATCTTTGGCGATTCGAGGATGGAAAGATAGCGGAGCTGAAAGCTTTTGTTATCGAGAAAAATAATTTTTAA